One stretch of Flavobacterium sp. 9 DNA includes these proteins:
- a CDS encoding cytochrome C oxidase subunit IV family protein, which produces MSHEHVSNTKRIWFVFALLSAVTTVEVILGILKPGVLEFNHFVGLNLLNWIFYILTIFKAYYIVWAFMHMEGEKSSLRWSVVSPVIFLVLYLLFILLTEGHYIYGVFKDSTIKWNF; this is translated from the coding sequence ATGTCACACGAACACGTATCAAATACAAAGAGAATCTGGTTTGTTTTTGCACTATTATCTGCAGTAACTACAGTAGAAGTAATTTTAGGTATTTTGAAGCCTGGAGTTTTAGAATTTAATCATTTTGTAGGTTTGAATTTATTGAACTGGATATTTTATATCTTAACAATATTCAAAGCATATTATATAGTATGGGCATTTATGCACATGGAAGGTGAAAAAAGCAGCCTTAGATGGTCAGTTGTTTCACCAGTTATTTTCCTAGTTTTATATTTATTGTTTATTCTTTTGACAGAAGGACATTATATTTATGGGGTTTTTAAAGATTCTACTATTAAATGGAATTTTTAA
- a CDS encoding SCO family protein, whose protein sequence is MFKNKSYIGISFIVLIFGIYAVPKIVDRIKNGEVVKGNRLDNVGLKSSKSDSKLLTIGPAPKFELTNQDNAKISNATYKGKVYVLEFFFTTCPSICPKMNLSMLEIEKTFFGNPNFGIVSITIDPKHDTPQVLKDHAKLLGVKSSNWNFLTGDRETIMNLSNKGFNLYAGENDKVNGGFEHSGLFALIDKDGNIRCRKDDFGNPILYYDGLDKKGVREIQEDIKILLEE, encoded by the coding sequence ATGTTTAAAAATAAATCATATATCGGAATTTCGTTTATCGTTTTAATCTTTGGAATTTATGCTGTACCAAAAATTGTTGACAGAATAAAAAATGGAGAAGTGGTAAAAGGAAACCGTTTAGATAATGTGGGTTTGAAATCTTCAAAATCTGATAGTAAATTATTAACAATTGGTCCGGCTCCTAAATTTGAATTAACAAATCAGGATAATGCTAAAATTTCAAATGCAACGTACAAAGGAAAAGTATATGTTTTGGAATTTTTCTTCACGACTTGTCCATCAATTTGTCCAAAGATGAATTTAAGCATGTTAGAAATTGAGAAAACTTTTTTTGGTAATCCTAATTTCGGAATTGTTTCTATAACTATCGATCCAAAACATGATACGCCACAAGTTTTAAAAGATCATGCGAAACTTTTGGGAGTAAAATCTTCAAACTGGAATTTCCTTACGGGAGATAGAGAAACGATTATGAACTTGTCAAACAAAGGATTTAATTTGTATGCAGGCGAAAATGATAAAGTAAATGGAGGATTCGAACATTCAGGTTTGTTTGCTTTAATCGATAAAGATGGAAATATTCGTTGTAGAAAAGATGATTTCGGAAATCCAATTTTATATTACGACGGACTTGATAAAAAAGGCGTTAGAGAAATTCAGGAAGATATTAAAATACTATTAGAAGAATAA
- a CDS encoding DUF420 domain-containing protein, with the protein MEDNSLEKKYSKLIIAVSIVIPTLVAILFAVKLKDFGINVEPLSFLPPIYATTNGITAIVLVWGVIAIKNGKRKLHERLMTFAIALSLAFLAMYVAYHMTADSTKFGDLNHDGILDLAETAKIGALRYIYFFILITHILLSIAIIPLVLITYVRALAQRFDRHRKIAKITFPLWLYVAVTGVVVYLMIAPYYA; encoded by the coding sequence ATGGAAGATAATTCATTAGAAAAAAAATATAGCAAGCTTATTATTGCCGTTTCAATTGTAATACCAACTTTGGTTGCGATATTATTTGCGGTAAAATTAAAAGATTTTGGTATCAATGTAGAGCCGCTTTCGTTTTTGCCTCCAATTTATGCTACTACAAATGGTATAACGGCAATTGTATTAGTTTGGGGTGTAATTGCTATTAAGAACGGAAAACGTAAATTACATGAACGCTTAATGACTTTTGCAATAGCATTATCGCTTGCATTTTTAGCTATGTATGTAGCGTATCATATGACGGCTGATTCAACTAAATTTGGAGATTTAAACCACGATGGAATTCTAGATTTGGCAGAAACTGCAAAAATTGGTGCACTTCGTTATATCTATTTCTTTATTTTAATAACCCATATTTTATTGTCTATTGCAATTATTCCGCTAGTATTAATTACTTACGTGAGAGCTCTTGCACAACGATTTGACAGACATAGAAAAATAGCTAAAATAACTTTCCCGCTTTGGTTATACGTTGCGGTAACAGGTGTTGTAGTTTACTTAATGATTGCTCCTTATTATGCTTAA
- a CDS encoding DUF4403 family protein: MKFFSILSLSTVLAVLVSCSTAQKLETLKPEPDDASPLVYDANPSLINLPITVKLSDIENQTNTLLNGLIYDDSNIEDDDIEMKIWKQAPIKIQNDPANPDKKIKTILPLKATIKYRIGTKKLGIELYDTREFNLNGVITLSSEVALTNWKLNTKTEFKSLNWNESPTMQVFGKSMPITYLINPAVSIFKSKIEKSIDEAIEKSMDFKPNVLSALEKVCTPFQMSDTYESWLRIVPIEIYSTNAKLKNDQFLLDMGMKCNMETIVGKKPESKFSANKIVLKPVAKIPNQISANIAAISTYMDASKIMTNNFAGQEFASGSKKITVKNVAIWHKDGKMVIALDILGSINGTIYLNGFPSYNPKTKEIYFEKLDYVLDTKSRLMRTASWLGQGYILRKMEESCRYSIQPNLEDGKKNIAAYLKNYSPMPGVFVNGKMEDIQFDKIQLTNQAIIAFIKINGTVNVSVDGLK, encoded by the coding sequence ATGAAGTTTTTTTCAATTCTCTCTTTATCCACAGTACTTGCCGTACTTGTTAGCTGTTCTACAGCTCAAAAATTAGAAACGTTAAAACCGGAACCAGACGATGCAAGTCCACTGGTTTACGATGCAAATCCTTCGCTTATCAACCTGCCAATAACAGTAAAACTTAGTGATATTGAAAATCAAACCAACACTTTGCTGAATGGATTAATCTATGATGACAGCAACATTGAAGATGATGATATCGAAATGAAAATCTGGAAACAGGCTCCGATAAAAATTCAAAATGATCCGGCAAATCCGGATAAAAAAATCAAAACAATTCTACCGTTAAAAGCGACAATCAAATACAGAATTGGAACTAAAAAATTGGGAATTGAACTTTACGACACTAGAGAATTTAACTTAAATGGTGTAATTACTTTATCAAGTGAAGTTGCACTGACAAATTGGAAACTAAACACTAAAACGGAATTCAAATCTCTTAATTGGAACGAAAGTCCAACGATGCAGGTTTTTGGAAAAAGTATGCCAATAACCTATTTGATAAATCCGGCAGTTTCAATCTTTAAATCAAAAATCGAAAAAAGCATAGATGAGGCGATTGAAAAATCAATGGATTTTAAACCGAATGTTTTATCTGCTTTAGAAAAAGTATGTACTCCTTTTCAAATGAGTGATACTTATGAAAGTTGGCTGAGAATCGTTCCTATCGAAATTTATTCAACCAATGCCAAACTTAAAAATGATCAATTTTTACTGGATATGGGAATGAAATGCAACATGGAAACTATTGTTGGCAAGAAACCCGAATCAAAATTTAGTGCCAATAAAATTGTATTGAAACCTGTGGCAAAAATTCCAAATCAAATTTCTGCTAATATTGCTGCGATTTCAACTTATATGGATGCTTCAAAAATAATGACTAACAATTTTGCCGGCCAGGAATTTGCCTCAGGAAGCAAAAAAATAACCGTTAAAAACGTTGCGATTTGGCACAAAGACGGGAAAATGGTTATTGCACTAGACATTTTAGGATCTATAAACGGAACTATTTATCTAAACGGATTTCCGTCATACAATCCAAAAACTAAAGAAATCTATTTCGAGAAACTGGATTATGTTTTGGACACAAAAAGCAGACTAATGAGAACTGCAAGCTGGTTAGGTCAAGGTTATATCTTAAGAAAAATGGAAGAAAGCTGCCGTTATTCAATACAACCCAACTTAGAAGATGGTAAAAAGAATATTGCTGCATATCTAAAAAACTATTCTCCGATGCCTGGTGTATTTGTAAATGGAAAAATGGAAGATATTCAGTTTGATAAAATTCAGTTGACGAATCAAGCTATAATCGCTTTTATCAAAATAAACGGAACGGTAAATGTTTCCGTTGACGGATTGAAATAA
- a CDS encoding ABC transporter ATP-binding protein → MIEIKDLHKSYKMGSSSLHVLKGINFNIAEGELVAIMGSSGSGKSTLLNILGILDEADSGNYILDKTPIKNLNETIASRYRNKFLGFVFQSFNLINYKTALDNVAMPLYYQGIKRKERYEIAMKYLEKVGLGTHSHHLPSELSGGQKQRVAIARALASNPKVLLADEPTGALDTKTSYEVMELIQGINDEGKTILIVTHEPDIAAMCKRNVVLKDGLIIDDKMVEQVRASSYV, encoded by the coding sequence ATGATCGAAATCAAAGATTTACACAAGTCCTATAAAATGGGAAGTTCAAGCTTGCATGTGTTAAAAGGTATTAATTTTAATATTGCTGAAGGGGAATTAGTTGCGATTATGGGATCTTCGGGATCCGGTAAATCTACGCTTCTTAATATCTTAGGAATCCTTGATGAAGCCGATTCTGGTAATTATATTTTAGATAAAACCCCGATTAAAAACTTAAATGAAACAATCGCTTCAAGATATCGAAATAAGTTTTTGGGATTTGTATTTCAGTCATTCAATTTGATAAATTATAAAACAGCACTCGATAATGTTGCTATGCCATTGTATTATCAAGGTATAAAAAGAAAAGAACGTTATGAGATCGCAATGAAATATTTGGAGAAAGTTGGTTTGGGAACTCATTCTCACCATTTACCAAGTGAACTTTCCGGAGGACAAAAACAGCGTGTTGCAATTGCAAGAGCATTGGCGTCAAATCCAAAAGTTTTATTGGCAGATGAGCCAACAGGAGCTTTAGATACCAAAACTTCTTATGAAGTAATGGAGCTTATTCAAGGAATTAACGACGAAGGAAAAACTATTCTGATCGTTACACACGAGCCTGATATTGCCGCAATGTGCAAAAGAAATGTAGTCCTGAAAGATGGATTAATTATCGATGATAAAATGGTAGAACAAGTTAGAGCTTCATCTTATGTTTAA
- a CDS encoding ABC transporter permease, translating to MFNIERWQEIFEAISKNRLRTFLTGVSVASGIFILVILLGAGKGLQNGIEKQFERDAAGIIEVWSGTTTKEYKGLNPGRQIQYRDADYNQSVQKFDDKLDMRASTYNYWGAPFSYGKESGSYQYRGVTPDYGRVENLTIVQGRYVNDNDIANNEKVACIGMKVKTDLFKDKDALGKEIIINGINFKVIGVFTDPGGEREETRAYLPLTTVQRAFGNGDKISNLFFTMKKTDNYDEALAQSEKFTQDLKDLLKSRNMVAPDDDGGVGVYNSVKDAKQFYDLNLYIRLFFWWVGICTIIAGVVGVSNIMLIIVKERTKEIGIRKALGASPFSIISMILHESIFITTIAGFVGLLASLLLLEFVGPMVQSEYFQNPQVDFNVALTTLALLVFAGAMAGFFPAYRAAKIKPIVALRDE from the coding sequence ATGTTTAATATTGAGCGTTGGCAGGAAATCTTTGAGGCAATCTCGAAAAATCGGTTAAGAACATTTCTTACCGGCGTTTCTGTGGCTTCGGGTATTTTTATCCTTGTGATTTTGCTGGGTGCTGGTAAAGGGCTTCAAAACGGAATTGAAAAACAATTTGAACGTGATGCCGCAGGGATTATTGAGGTTTGGTCCGGAACTACGACCAAAGAATATAAAGGGTTGAATCCCGGAAGACAAATTCAGTACAGAGATGCTGATTACAACCAATCTGTGCAGAAATTTGATGATAAGTTAGATATGAGAGCTTCAACTTATAATTATTGGGGAGCTCCATTTTCGTACGGAAAAGAATCGGGAAGTTATCAATATAGAGGAGTTACTCCGGACTATGGAAGAGTTGAAAATTTAACGATAGTCCAAGGTCGATATGTAAATGATAATGACATAGCCAATAATGAAAAAGTGGCTTGTATTGGGATGAAGGTTAAAACGGATCTTTTTAAAGATAAAGATGCTCTTGGGAAAGAAATCATAATTAATGGTATCAATTTTAAAGTAATTGGAGTTTTTACAGATCCGGGAGGAGAAAGAGAAGAAACAAGAGCTTATTTGCCTTTAACAACTGTACAAAGAGCTTTTGGTAATGGAGATAAAATCAGCAATTTGTTTTTTACGATGAAAAAAACAGATAATTATGATGAAGCTCTGGCGCAATCTGAAAAATTTACACAAGATTTGAAAGATTTGCTTAAAAGCCGAAATATGGTTGCTCCTGATGATGATGGTGGCGTTGGAGTTTATAATTCAGTTAAAGATGCTAAGCAATTTTATGATTTGAACTTATATATCAGACTATTCTTTTGGTGGGTTGGTATTTGTACTATTATTGCCGGTGTTGTTGGTGTGAGTAATATCATGCTTATTATTGTAAAAGAAAGAACTAAAGAAATTGGAATCAGAAAAGCTTTGGGGGCATCTCCGTTTTCAATTATTTCAATGATACTTCATGAGTCTATTTTTATTACCACAATCGCTGGTTTTGTAGGATTGCTTGCGAGTTTATTGTTGTTGGAATTTGTTGGTCCGATGGTGCAGAGTGAATATTTTCAAAATCCTCAGGTAGATTTCAATGTGGCCTTAACGACACTTGCTTTACTTGTATTTGCGGGCGCAATGGCAGGATTTTTTCCAGCATACAGAGCGGCTAAAATTAAACCTATTGTAGCACTTAGAGACGAATAA
- a CDS encoding ABC transporter permease codes for MFKKDNWDEILQALTANVFRTVLTAFGVFWGIFILVILLAAGKGLENGVKRGFDGIATNTMFMWSQTTSKAYKGLPKTRRYDFRNSDVAALRAALPDLLYVSPRNQLGDFNGTNNVVRGTKTSSFTIYGDYPELIKQQPMDIIKGRFINQQDINERRKVAVIGKGVISELYGKEEESIGTYVKVNGINFMVVGVYNSKQQGGNAEQEQKNIFVPFTTFQQAFNYGDKVGWMALTAKDETSITALKPKILELIKSLHSINPADDRAVGNFDLYEQFNKVQSLFTILTIIAYFVGSLVLISGVIGISNIMLIVVKERTKEIGIRRALGATPAAIRGQILSESIFLTIISGMLGIAVATGIIALLNLALSSMPPDSNTMFANPSVDLRVVFVALLILVGSGLLAGFIPAQTAINVKPVDALRSE; via the coding sequence ATGTTTAAAAAAGATAATTGGGACGAAATTTTACAGGCTTTAACAGCCAATGTTTTCAGGACAGTTCTAACTGCTTTTGGGGTATTTTGGGGTATATTTATTTTAGTAATATTACTTGCTGCAGGAAAAGGTCTTGAAAATGGTGTAAAAAGAGGTTTTGACGGAATAGCGACCAATACAATGTTTATGTGGAGCCAAACGACATCAAAAGCTTATAAAGGATTGCCTAAAACGCGTCGTTATGATTTTAGAAATAGTGATGTAGCAGCTTTGAGAGCAGCTTTGCCGGATTTATTATATGTTTCGCCAAGAAATCAATTAGGAGATTTTAACGGAACTAATAATGTGGTTCGTGGTACTAAAACTTCTTCTTTTACCATTTATGGAGATTATCCGGAACTGATCAAACAGCAGCCAATGGATATTATAAAAGGACGTTTTATAAACCAACAAGATATTAATGAGAGAAGAAAAGTTGCTGTAATTGGAAAAGGAGTTATTAGCGAACTTTATGGAAAAGAAGAGGAATCTATTGGAACTTATGTAAAAGTAAACGGGATTAATTTTATGGTGGTTGGAGTTTACAACTCTAAACAACAAGGAGGAAATGCAGAACAAGAACAGAAAAATATTTTTGTTCCGTTTACTACTTTCCAACAAGCCTTTAATTATGGTGATAAAGTTGGGTGGATGGCGCTTACCGCGAAAGATGAAACTTCGATTACGGCCTTAAAACCGAAAATTTTAGAGTTGATTAAATCGTTACATTCTATTAATCCTGCAGATGATCGTGCAGTTGGGAATTTCGATTTATATGAGCAATTTAATAAAGTACAAAGTTTGTTTACGATTTTAACAATCATCGCATACTTTGTTGGGTCATTAGTTTTAATTTCGGGAGTAATTGGTATTTCAAATATCATGCTTATTGTAGTTAAAGAGCGTACAAAAGAAATTGGAATTCGAAGAGCTTTAGGAGCAACTCCGGCTGCTATTCGAGGACAAATTTTATCTGAATCTATCTTTTTAACTATTATTTCGGGAATGTTGGGTATTGCCGTCGCCACCGGAATTATTGCTCTTTTGAATTTGGCATTGTCTTCGATGCCACCAGACAGTAATACTATGTTTGCAAATCCAAGTGTCGACTTAAGAGTTGTATTTGTAGCTTTATTAATATTAGTAGGATCTGGTTTGCTGGCAGGATTTATTCCGGCTCAAACCGCAATTAATGTAAAGCCGGTAGACGCTTTACGATCAGAATAA
- a CDS encoding efflux RND transporter periplasmic adaptor subunit, translating into MKKGVTVTILIFIALVFFGALYYLYAKNQESPIVFKTEKAEIKTIVKNTIATGNIQPDEEVLIKPNISGIIEEVYIKAGQKIKAGDMIAKIRVVANVSNVSSTQNQVQTAKIALDNQEKIYKRQKTLFEKEVISANDFDAAQLAYTQAKQNYLAARQSLDIVKTGTTTSLGSYANTLIRSTVNGMVLAVPVKVGNQVIESNNFNEGTTIASVADVGRMIFIGKIDESEVGKIKVQMPIEITIGAIENKKFEARLTDIAPKGVVENGAIQFEIKASLENRDATFIRAGLSANASIILEKADKVLAIKESLVQFDKKTQKPYVEIETVPQKFERKDLVLGVSDGIYVQVKSGIKNTDKIKIWNQGLINEGEKK; encoded by the coding sequence ATGAAAAAAGGAGTAACTGTAACCATTTTAATTTTTATTGCTTTAGTTTTTTTTGGCGCACTTTACTATTTGTATGCTAAAAATCAAGAGTCGCCAATTGTCTTTAAAACGGAGAAAGCAGAAATTAAAACGATCGTAAAAAATACAATCGCAACAGGTAATATTCAACCGGATGAAGAGGTCCTAATCAAACCAAATATCTCTGGAATTATTGAAGAAGTGTATATCAAAGCCGGTCAAAAAATTAAGGCAGGAGATATGATTGCGAAGATTAGAGTTGTAGCAAACGTTTCTAATGTGAGTTCTACTCAAAACCAAGTGCAAACGGCTAAGATTGCTTTAGACAATCAGGAAAAAATCTACAAAAGACAAAAAACTTTGTTTGAAAAAGAAGTTATTTCTGCCAATGATTTTGATGCGGCACAATTAGCTTACACGCAAGCAAAACAAAACTATCTTGCTGCAAGACAAAGTTTAGATATCGTAAAAACAGGAACAACAACATCATTAGGAAGTTATGCAAATACCCTAATTCGTTCAACTGTAAACGGAATGGTTTTGGCCGTTCCTGTAAAAGTTGGAAATCAGGTTATTGAAAGTAATAACTTTAACGAAGGAACTACAATTGCAAGTGTTGCAGATGTTGGAAGAATGATTTTTATTGGAAAAATTGATGAATCTGAAGTTGGAAAAATAAAAGTTCAAATGCCAATTGAGATTACAATTGGAGCAATTGAAAACAAGAAATTTGAAGCTCGTTTGACAGATATTGCGCCAAAAGGTGTAGTAGAAAATGGTGCAATTCAATTTGAAATTAAAGCTTCTTTAGAAAATAGAGATGCTACTTTTATCAGAGCTGGATTAAGTGCAAATGCTTCAATTATATTAGAAAAAGCAGATAAAGTTTTGGCTATCAAAGAATCTTTGGTTCAGTTTGATAAGAAAACCCAAAAACCATATGTTGAAATCGAAACAGTTCCTCAAAAGTTTGAAAGAAAGGATCTTGTATTAGGAGTTAGCGATGGAATTTATGTTCAGGTTAAAAGCGGTATCAAAAACACGGATAAAATTAAAATCTGGAATCAGGGTTTAATTAATGAAGGTGAAAAAAAATAA
- a CDS encoding TolC family protein: MKINKYNSLVFAMLFGFGLSGHAQSKQWTLEECVRYALDNNITIKLSELDVKNADIDKKDAFGKYLPSVNGNASHSWNIGLNQDVTTGVLRNQTTQYSSVGVSAGVDIYKGLQNQNTYRRSKLSIIASQYQLLKMQEDISLNVANAFLQILSYKEELKVKKEQLTIDEKRLARSEEMVNAGTIPRGDLYDLKATIATDQQGITVSENNLLISKLSLAQLLQLKEFADFDVVDDTNAKDENNIMAQSPIDIYNKAKETRTELKLAQTNLEIAEKNVAIAKGAYKPTLSAFYNFNTRASYSDVVKGAVPNTANPTSQIGFVEGTNQAVLQNNFTPVLGGPAPIFDQFSDNKGQSFGFQLSVPIFNGFAVRNNVERNKVSLEKSKIDLEQKSLDLQRNVYTAFTNAKGALNTFESSTVTLEARQQAYNYAKEKYDVGLMNSFDFTQAQTLLTNAQSDVIRTKYDYIFKIKILEFYFGIPIVPIIKK, from the coding sequence ATGAAAATAAATAAATATAATAGTCTTGTTTTTGCAATGTTATTCGGGTTCGGACTTTCGGGCCATGCACAATCAAAACAATGGACTTTAGAAGAATGCGTGCGTTATGCATTGGATAATAATATCACAATAAAGTTATCAGAGTTAGATGTAAAAAATGCTGATATTGATAAAAAAGATGCTTTTGGTAAATATCTTCCGTCAGTAAACGGTAATGCTTCACACTCCTGGAATATTGGTTTGAACCAGGATGTAACAACAGGGGTTTTGCGTAATCAGACTACTCAGTATTCTTCTGTTGGTGTAAGTGCAGGAGTAGATATTTATAAAGGTTTACAAAACCAAAATACATATCGAAGATCAAAACTTTCTATTATTGCGTCACAATATCAATTGCTGAAAATGCAGGAAGATATTTCGTTGAATGTTGCTAATGCTTTTCTTCAGATTTTATCTTATAAAGAAGAATTGAAAGTAAAAAAAGAGCAATTAACGATTGATGAAAAACGTTTAGCGCGTTCTGAAGAAATGGTAAATGCCGGAACAATTCCAAGAGGAGATTTGTATGATCTAAAAGCTACTATCGCAACAGATCAACAAGGAATTACGGTTTCAGAGAATAACTTATTGATTTCAAAATTAAGTTTAGCACAGCTTTTACAACTAAAAGAATTTGCTGATTTTGATGTAGTTGATGATACAAATGCCAAAGACGAAAATAATATCATGGCGCAAAGTCCAATTGATATTTATAATAAAGCAAAAGAAACAAGAACTGAATTAAAACTGGCACAAACTAATCTTGAGATTGCAGAGAAAAATGTTGCAATTGCAAAAGGAGCTTATAAGCCTACTTTAAGTGCTTTTTATAATTTTAATACAAGAGCAAGTTACTCTGATGTTGTAAAAGGAGCGGTTCCAAATACTGCCAATCCAACATCTCAGATTGGTTTTGTTGAAGGAACTAATCAGGCAGTATTACAAAATAATTTTACTCCTGTCTTAGGAGGTCCGGCGCCAATATTTGATCAATTTAGTGATAATAAAGGGCAATCGTTTGGATTCCAGCTTTCTGTTCCAATTTTTAATGGTTTCGCTGTTAGAAATAATGTCGAGCGTAATAAAGTAAGTTTAGAGAAATCTAAAATAGATTTAGAACAAAAAAGTTTAGATTTGCAACGTAATGTTTATACTGCTTTTACAAATGCAAAAGGAGCTTTAAATACATTTGAATCTTCAACAGTAACATTAGAAGCAAGACAACAAGCTTATAATTATGCTAAAGAAAAGTATGATGTAGGTTTGATGAATTCTTTTGATTTTACGCAGGCTCAAACATTATTGACGAATGCACAATCTGATGTTATCAGAACAAAATACGATTATATATTTAAAATAAAGATACTTGAATTCTATTTTGGAATTCCAATTGTCCCGATTATCAAAAAATAG
- a CDS encoding efflux RND transporter periplasmic adaptor subunit, whose product MKKKTVYFLVGGALIVIFALVGLSKSGVIGNKDEGKEVEVSKVMASTIVETVSATGKIQPEIEVKLSSMVSGEIIALNVKEGQVVKKGDLLVKINPDLYTSGLERSVANLSGTKAGLTQSEASYREAKASYERNKTLYDKGVISKSDWDKSVSTYEVAKATKQSSYYNVQSASASVTEAKDNLGRTLIYAPADGTISVLNVELGERVLGTQQMAGTELLRVANLNNMEVEVDVNENDIVKVKIGDEANVEVDAYLKKKFKGTVTSISNSASTALTSDQVTNFKVKVRILKESYQDLLEGQPSTYSPFRPGMTATVDIITRTKNNVLAVPISSVVVKSDTTAVKDFKVEDPSEDKKAAPKSDKKFECVFVKVGDKAKIRIIKTGIQDDTNIEVMSGLKSGDVVITGPYTTVSKDLNSGDKVKLKKADTAKK is encoded by the coding sequence ATGAAAAAAAAGACGGTTTATTTCTTAGTAGGCGGAGCGCTGATTGTTATTTTTGCTTTAGTTGGACTTTCGAAATCGGGAGTAATAGGAAATAAGGATGAAGGTAAAGAAGTTGAAGTTTCAAAAGTAATGGCTTCCACGATTGTCGAAACAGTTTCGGCAACAGGAAAAATTCAGCCGGAAATTGAGGTGAAGCTTTCTTCAATGGTTTCGGGTGAGATTATCGCATTAAACGTAAAAGAAGGTCAGGTTGTAAAAAAAGGGGATTTATTAGTTAAGATAAACCCTGATTTATATACTTCAGGATTAGAAAGATCTGTGGCAAATTTATCCGGTACAAAAGCGGGTTTGACACAATCTGAAGCAAGTTATAGAGAAGCTAAAGCCAGTTATGAGCGTAATAAAACGCTATATGACAAAGGTGTAATTTCAAAATCTGATTGGGATAAATCTGTTTCTACTTATGAAGTAGCAAAAGCGACCAAACAAAGTTCCTATTATAATGTTCAAAGTGCATCAGCATCTGTAACAGAAGCCAAAGATAACCTTGGACGTACTTTAATTTATGCTCCTGCCGATGGAACAATTTCAGTATTGAATGTTGAGTTAGGCGAGCGTGTTTTAGGAACACAACAAATGGCCGGAACAGAGCTTTTGAGAGTGGCAAACCTAAACAACATGGAAGTTGAAGTTGATGTCAACGAAAATGATATTGTTAAAGTAAAAATTGGAGATGAAGCTAATGTTGAAGTAGATGCTTATTTGAAAAAGAAATTTAAAGGTACTGTAACTAGTATTTCTAATTCGGCAAGTACAGCTTTGACATCAGATCAGGTAACTAATTTTAAGGTTAAAGTGCGTATTTTAAAAGAATCATACCAAGATCTATTAGAAGGTCAGCCAAGTACATATTCACCTTTCAGACCGGGAATGACAGCTACAGTTGATATTATTACAAGAACTAAGAACAATGTTTTGGCAGTGCCAATTAGTTCTGTTGTTGTAAAATCTGATACGACTGCGGTAAAAGATTTTAAAGTTGAAGATCCAAGTGAAGACAAAAAAGCAGCTCCAAAAAGTGATAAGAAATTTGAATGCGTTTTTGTAAAAGTTGGAGATAAAGCTAAAATCAGAATCATTAAAACCGGTATTCAGGACGATACAAATATCGAAGTAATGTCAGGTTTAAAATCAGGTGATGTTGTAATTACCGGACCATATACTACGGTTTCTAAAGATTTGAATTCTGGTGATAAAGTGAAGCTTAAAAAAGCAGATACAGCTAAGAAATAA